The genome window TTTGCATCTTTCCACACTGCCGGCTAGGAATCTGTGCCATATAACAGTGAGGAGGCATTGCAGAAGGCTGTTTCGATGCAACCGGTCACAGCTGTGGTTGAAGGCGAGGAATGACATTCCGAAATTACTCCAGTGGGGTCTTTTCTGGAGGTTGTGGGATGTCACTTGACCATGGTGTTACAGTCGTTGGCTATGGCAAAAATGAAGACCGCATTATTGGTGGGGTGAGCGTGGCCCATGAGAATTCCCAAAGATGTTGATTTTCCAGAAGGTCCTTGCGGCATTGCCATGTATCATGCTTGCTATCCAGTTGTATTATGTGCACATGACtacatttttttcaattggatTACTTTTCACAGAGAATATGCATGGCCGAAAAAGAGACAATTGGCTTGATGATGGAGAGCTGAAATTAAAGAGATTTGTCACATGATATTTGGGCGAGCAAAAGTGACATGAACTTGTTGGCCCTCGTCTCTACAATGATAGGCTTccacacaaaaagaaaaaaaagaaaaaaaagtgggGTTCTTTTCTTGTTGATGGAAAAATTACCTGTCTTAGAAAGCAAGTCAGCAATCTGCATTCACATTTGGTCTTAAGGTTTCTATCATTGAAATGctcatgtatatatgtatttcaGAAGGTGGAATGAAATATGGTCTCTGGATTTACCAGAGTCGTATGCATTTCTGTACTACAAATCTGTTtcagaacaaaagaaaattgtaaaatcaaagcaaaaGAGTGAAAGACAAACTGCACATTACTTCGACAGTAATCTTGGTAGCTGTTATAAAATCACTTTTCAGCAAGCAACTTGCCGACAAACGAATCGCTTGTACTCCTTGCAGCTCTGTACGGGTTGGATTCTGCTTGGTATCTCGATGTGTAACCAAAATCAAATACTTGATAAGAAGTATACTTTATACCGGGGAAAACAGAGTAGCTAAACCTTGATCCACAGTTATTTGGAGTTTATCATAGGCCATCAGTGTCTTTTGGTCACATTTGTATGCTCCTTTGCCCCTAGCCAGGACCTCACCATCTGAGTCTATAATCCCTCCCTTTGTGGGGTCCTCAGTGAGAGGACCTGGTTCCAAAATTAATGCTTTCACCTGCAGTATGTCGCGAGATAAAAGAGAATGTAAACAGAAGTGGAACGTTAGTAAAGCTTCTTGTATATACCAAAAGGCAGACACGGAATATTAAAGCTAAACTAAATGCTTGataatttggtttttctgACCTTGAAGTACATGACATATGGTGAATTGACATGACTTCCTGTGCTCAACCCTGACATCAACGAGAGCAAGGATAGTTTTGGGCAAGCTCTCATAATTATCACATCTAGGTAACCATCTGAGAACTGCACACCAACAGGCAAAAATAGCACAAATACATTTATTCgagttttgaaaaaatatcCCTTGACAGTAGTAGCGGAGAAGTATCTGAAGCAGACGCTAATCAATTTTACAGTCCAACCTTGGCATCAGGCGCTGCCTTTGTGTCTTCACTTCCCCAAGGGACATTGTGAAGCCAGACTGAAACGAATGGCCCACTAATAGTTCTCCAGTCCATGTTCTCCAAGTTAATATCAGGTCCCTCATAGCCATGCTGTGGAATGTTAACAGGCTCCTCTTGACTTGGACCACATTTATTGTGATGGTTAGTAGGTTCACTAATGTTGTTGTAACTAGTAGGCTCCCCATAAATTTCAAAGCCAGGTGCAGGCACAAAGGAAATAGATCCATTATATTGCCTCAAATGCACAATTCGTTGAACAGCCTAAAATATAGAAACAATTAGCATACAAGTGAGCCCGTGCAAAAGGTTTGGTTAACATATGCCAGATTCCACCAAGTGTACAAATGGGACTGTCAATTGCATGCATTTTCCACCAAGAAATGCTACAAAGAAGAACCCTATTTAATTTTGACATTTTAAGTTTGAAATCCTTTAGAAAGAATCGGATACTACtagttttcattattttacaACTGTTGGAGACCTAATTgtaatataaatttgatttacCATAAGGAATGATTAAATTTGAACTCACCTGTTGAAGCATTCTATAATAATTCCTATTTGAAGACACTATTAGGTCCTAAAAATTTGTACAGCAACtaatttaacaaaacaaacagtGTTATACTTGGAAGTTTTGATTCTAGACTTAAATTCAATGCAGTAGTTAATAATAATACCAGGGCAACAAATCACGTAAAAGGATACACAAGCACACAAATATCTAAACGAGCAACGGCATAAACTAGTAAAGAAGAACACAATAAATGAGAGGTAAACTTACATAGAAATCTAGACGAGCACTTCCCATCCACCTATACTTCTCAGACTCAATGTCAACATCTGCCACTAAACCTGAAAGCATATGAAAAATCatattacattttttaattgCTGTGAGAATCAGATATTCTAGTAGGAATTATTCCAGTACAACTAGAAACTTATAGAAATAGCATAGTATATTCCACTATCTAGTGGTGATAGTTTTGACTCACCCCATGCAAGCATCAATACACTGAAGAATTTGGTCTTCCCCTGCCATATGGTAGCTACATCCAGTGAACGCTTATTCCCTGGCCATAAATAAaccacaaagaagaaaatatcattaatcAAAAGAACTAAGTACCAACAGATTAGAGGGAGAGAAAGGGAGCAATGCTATTATTTTGAACACAAATAATGATGCACAGACAGCATATGTAACCTCGAATAATGGCAAGAATAGCATTAGATGCTGTACAAGGTTCACCAACAGAATCCAAAAGAGATTTTGCCATTCCATTTCCTGTACCTAAATGAAGAAACATCTCTTGTCAGAAATTAATCTTGAAAACAACCAACTAATAACTCTGTTTGTTTTGATGCACAAATTATTACAATTCACTGCAGTGGCCTCACCTTCGATAACATGAATGATCTAGAAATTTTCagagatttttattttctttctaaatataaagaaaattgagagagaaagaggattGAACCTGCAGGAACTACTCCAAGAGGCATCTTTATTGCAGCTTCCCAATCCTCTCTCTCAAGGAGTCCATTTACTACCTACTAAAAAGTGCAATGCttataagaagaaaatggtaAGCTTAATCTATGCATATGATCCTGAAGAGAAATGTACCGGATTAGCATGatataaacataaaacaaaaccaaaaaaagattCTTTGTTGTGTTTCAGACTAATAACATTGCCAGTCAGTTGATTTGCCACTTTCAGTTAGAGACCGTCGCAGCTTTAAAAACTTGTTAGAACAAATTAATACTATATGTTTACCAAATTACCAGCAGCTCTgcccaaaaaatttattaaaaaaaatatatatataactcattGGAGGAAAACAAAAGGGCTGGTCATTGTACATAAGTAATTTGAAATTCCTCGAGGAAGTTGTTTGCACAATCACAAGATGGCATTCCTTGTGTTTAATAACTCTGCAACAAAATCACATTCACATAGCTAGTGATCATTCGCAACCAACCTCAACCAAGATTCCATCCCCACTAACACAAACAATGCCATCATACTTTGAAAGATCTAGTGTTTTAGCAACTTCCTTGGCATGTAGTTGATATTGAGTTTCTGAAacattaattgaaaaaataattacaaagGGGATACAATAACTTGACCTACAATCCACAAATCCAAAACTTGGCACATCAACTATTAAGCAAGATTTTAAGGAAGATTCCGAACCTTGTAGTGTAAATTGGATATTAGCATCCTGGAAAAGAGGTTTTACGTGTTCAGCATATATTTTTGAAGCGGATTTGCTCCCACCAAATGGATTCACAAAAACGAAGAGCCTCTTTGGCCGCCCTGTTACAAAGAGAATAAGTTACCATCTATGTTATCACAATAAATGCGagaagtaattaaaaaaaaccaaaaactgaatttcttttcaataattaggcttttaaaaaaaaaaaacttaagtGGAATTTAGACTAAAAAGAGCTTCAGTAGCTTAAgtgaacaaaattgaaacaaaaacaacgGAAATTCAAAATCGCGCAACGGTCAAACAACCCAAagtcaaaactcaaaactcaaaacttcccAAGCATTCATTTCCGTTCCTGCATTTTCCTATCAACCAAACAGGACAGAAGCCAAATAGAGCATATGATGATTACCCAGAGAATCAATGTGTTCGCGGAGCTTCTGGCACCAGAGCCTATGCGAGTCCTCAGAGAGAGGCTTGAAGACGAATTCTTTCCTCACCATAGCTCCTCTGCTCGCGACGCAGCAGATTCCATCTCCGTCTTCCACTAAGGCTCTGATCCTGATCTTCGGACCTTCCGCTGCGAACCCGAGGACCTCCTTCTCCACGATCAAGCTCCGTTGACCTCTCTCCGACCACCGGAGAACTCCATCGGCGAATAGAGTCACCGGAGTGACGGTGCCGTTTATGAGGAACCGGTCGGAGAGTACGGCTTGAGCGGACTCGGGTCGGTCCATGTTGGATTGTGTTTCAAGTCTTCAAAGAGTCGTTGAGGCTCTTCTTTGGAGTCTGAAGTCTGATGTAGAAATTTATGCGCTCGTTGGCGCAGACACCGGTTCACTTTGGTTGAGGTTGAATGAAGCGAACCGGATGTGAACGATGCCAACGGAAATTGGTTTCATTTACCTAAAAACCTTAAAAAACCGAAATTAGTTGTTGGGttgattgtaatttgtatcatTCGGTTTATTCTATGATGCCcacaaaagataaagaaatgtAGCGTTGGGGCCAAAGCTGCTTCGACATCCATCGAAAAGGAAAGGGAAAAGTGTATATGCGATAAATAAAATTGTGACTTGTCCCTGCCCATTGGGGATGCGAAACAAAAGTGTCAATAGTTTTTGACATCATATTTGGTGACAAagaaaatgtttggattattACAATTAAAGTTATACACTACTTGCAAAGGATTCATTTTTAAGTTCGAGTCTTAGTATTCGTATTATGTGTCTGAATTTAGCATACTATCGccttttcaataaaaaaaatcctttaaaaaaaaggttataCACTACTATTTGAAACATATATATCACTAGACTAAGATGTAATAGGTAATAATCCGATCTTACATTATACCAAGTTCAATTCAAATCCCGTTTAGTTTTAAAATAGCAAATCAATGTTTCAACGTTGTTAATGTTACATTAATTAGCTCTTATTTTGGTAGtaattctttctttccaaTATTAGAAGAAGTCCATAATTTGaaagagattttctatttaaactccACATTTCTCTTAGTTCACCCCATGTTCTAAGTTTACcccaacttttaatttaaattttcacaatttctaataaaatcccaatatcttcccaaactacccTTAAATACACCcc of Prunus dulcis chromosome 4, ALMONDv2, whole genome shotgun sequence contains these proteins:
- the LOC117626597 gene encoding sphingosine kinase 1 isoform X1 — encoded protein: MDRPESAQAVLSDRFLINGTVTPVTLFADGVLRWSERGQRSLIVEKEVLGFAAEGPKIRIRALVEDGDGICCVASRGAMVRKEFVFKPLSEDSHRLWCQKLREHIDSLGRPKRLFVFVNPFGGSKSASKIYAEHVKPLFQDANIQFTLQETQYQLHAKEVAKTLDLSKYDGIVCVSGDGILVEVVNGLLEREDWEAAIKMPLGVVPAGTGNGMAKSLLDSVGEPCTASNAILAIIRGNKRSLDVATIWQGKTKFFSVLMLAWGLVADVDIESEKYRWMGSARLDFYAVQRIVHLRQYNGSISFVPAPGFEIYGEPTSYNNISEPTNHHNKCGPSQEEPVNIPQHGYEGPDINLENMDWRTISGPFVSVWLHNVPWGSEDTKAAPDAKFSDGYLDVIIMRACPKLSLLSLMSGLSTGSHVNSPYVMYFKVKALILEPGPLTEDPTKGGIIDSDGEVLARGKGAYKCDQKTLMAYDKLQITVDQGLATLFSPV
- the LOC117626597 gene encoding sphingosine kinase 2 isoform X3, whose protein sequence is MPLGVVPAGTGNGMAKSLLDSVGEPCTASNAILAIIRGNKRSLDVATIWQGKTKFFSVLMLAWGLVADVDIESEKYRWMGSARLDFYAVQRIVHLRQYNGSISFVPAPGFEIYGEPTSYNNISEPTNHHNKCGPSQEEPVNIPQHGYEGPDINLENMDWRTISGPFVSVWLHNVPWGSEDTKAAPDAKFSDGYLDVIIMRACPKLSLLSLMSGLSTGSHVNSPYVMYFKVKALILEPGPLTEDPTKGGIIDSDGEVLARGKGAYKCDQKTLMAYDKLQITVDQGLATLFSPV
- the LOC117626597 gene encoding sphingosine kinase 2 isoform X2; amino-acid sequence: MLISNLHYKVVNGLLEREDWEAAIKMPLGVVPAGTGNGMAKSLLDSVGEPCTASNAILAIIRGNKRSLDVATIWQGKTKFFSVLMLAWGLVADVDIESEKYRWMGSARLDFYAVQRIVHLRQYNGSISFVPAPGFEIYGEPTSYNNISEPTNHHNKCGPSQEEPVNIPQHGYEGPDINLENMDWRTISGPFVSVWLHNVPWGSEDTKAAPDAKFSDGYLDVIIMRACPKLSLLSLMSGLSTGSHVNSPYVMYFKVKALILEPGPLTEDPTKGGIIDSDGEVLARGKGAYKCDQKTLMAYDKLQITVDQGLATLFSPV